From the Burkholderia glumae LMG 2196 = ATCC 33617 genome, one window contains:
- a CDS encoding urate hydroxylase PuuD, with amino-acid sequence MEGFINDWLNLAIRWLHVIAAIAWIGESFYFVALDNSLTPPKDPNQRQRGVFGELWHVHGGGFYNMQKYTVAPPAMPEHLHWSKWPSYTTWMSGFGLFFVLYLLAPNTYLIDRNVLDMGPVVAVSAALGFLMAGWIVYDCACRLLGSRDRLLGVFVGLYVVIAAYLACHIFAGRAAYLIVGAMLATIMSANVFFVIIPGQRKMVDTMLKGGTPDPVYGRCGKQRSVHNTYFTLPVVFAMLSNHYAMTYTNRYNWVVLVIIMLAGALIRQFFVMRHRGQQRWYLPLGGVALMLLALVWTAPRPVAPQALAANRPQLTIRDIQPVLEQRCVACHAAKPTMMGSAPAGVMFDTPEEIAQNAQRIYQQAVQLKAMPIGNVTHMTDDERKQLAAWFEAGAAK; translated from the coding sequence ATGGAAGGCTTCATCAACGACTGGCTGAATCTCGCGATTCGCTGGTTGCACGTCATCGCCGCGATCGCCTGGATCGGCGAATCGTTCTACTTCGTCGCCCTCGACAACAGCCTGACCCCGCCGAAGGACCCGAACCAGCGCCAGCGCGGCGTGTTCGGCGAGCTGTGGCACGTACACGGCGGCGGCTTCTACAACATGCAGAAGTACACGGTCGCGCCGCCCGCCATGCCGGAGCACCTGCACTGGTCGAAATGGCCGTCCTACACCACCTGGATGTCGGGCTTCGGGCTGTTCTTCGTGCTCTACCTGCTCGCGCCGAACACCTACCTGATCGATCGCAACGTGCTCGACATGGGGCCGGTGGTGGCGGTCTCGGCCGCGCTCGGCTTCCTGATGGCCGGCTGGATCGTCTACGACTGCGCGTGCCGCCTGCTCGGCAGCCGCGACCGGCTGCTCGGCGTGTTCGTCGGCCTGTACGTGGTGATCGCCGCCTACCTCGCCTGCCACATCTTCGCGGGGCGCGCGGCCTACCTGATCGTCGGCGCGATGCTGGCGACCATCATGTCGGCCAACGTGTTCTTCGTGATCATCCCCGGCCAGCGCAAGATGGTCGACACGATGCTCAAGGGCGGGACGCCCGACCCGGTCTACGGCAGGTGCGGCAAGCAGCGTTCGGTCCACAACACCTATTTCACGCTGCCGGTCGTGTTCGCGATGCTGTCGAACCACTACGCGATGACGTACACCAACCGCTACAACTGGGTGGTGCTGGTGATCATCATGCTGGCCGGCGCGCTGATCCGCCAGTTCTTCGTGATGCGCCACCGCGGTCAGCAGCGCTGGTATCTGCCGCTCGGCGGCGTGGCGCTGATGCTGCTCGCGCTGGTCTGGACCGCGCCGCGCCCGGTGGCGCCGCAGGCGCTGGCGGCGAACCGGCCGCAGCTCACGATCAGGGACATCCAGCCGGTGCTCGAACAGCGTTGCGTGGCCTGCCACGCGGCCAAGCCGACCATGATGGGCAGCGCGCCGGCCGGCGTGATGTTCGACACCCCCGAGGAAATCGCGCAGAACGCCCAGCGCATCTATCAGCAGGCGGTACAACTGAAGGCGATGCCGATCGGCAACGTCACGCACATGACCGATGACGAGCGCAAGCAGCTCGCGGCCTGGTTCGAGGCCGGCGCGGCAAAATAG
- the uraH gene encoding hydroxyisourate hydrolase, translating into MGKLTTHVLDTAHGRPGAGIRIELHAIDGEARRLLKQAATNDDGRCDAPLLEGDALAAGEYELVFHAGDYFAALGVALPAPRFVDRVVLRFGVADPGSHYHVPLLVSPWSYSTYRGS; encoded by the coding sequence ATGGGAAAGCTGACTACCCACGTACTCGACACCGCCCACGGCCGGCCGGGTGCCGGCATCCGGATCGAACTCCATGCCATCGACGGCGAGGCGCGCCGCTTGCTCAAACAGGCCGCCACCAACGACGACGGCCGCTGCGACGCGCCGCTGCTCGAAGGCGATGCGCTCGCCGCCGGTGAATACGAGCTGGTGTTCCACGCCGGCGATTACTTCGCCGCGCTCGGCGTCGCGCTGCCCGCGCCGCGTTTCGTCGATCGCGTCGTGCTGCGCTTCGGCGTGGCGGACCCGGGCTCGCACTACCACGTGCCGCTGCTCGTCTCGCCGTGGTCGTACAGCACCTATCGCGGCAGCTGA